In a single window of the Campylobacter fetus subsp. testudinum 03-427 genome:
- a CDS encoding methyltransferase (Pfam match to PF13847.2 Methyltransf_31) has translation MKKTFSFGKNWLRYVKYILNEDIIQNASNSLTKFISNSEFKNKIFIDIGCGSGLFSLCALRLGAKKVISFDIDLNSVQATNLCKQKFAPDSTNWDILQGSILDLNFLKKLELILKNEQIIIYSWGVLHHTNDLNSAMLNAANLAKLGGGWSMAYIAIYNRTEASPFWLKIKKFYNSTNIIMKFLMVSAYTIFLTFEDIRKGRGLNMKDKSRGMHKITDVIDWLGGYPYEPATANEINDFWGKLGFECTKFTPTKYHEPIYPKSFFYKYFVYLKQVGTGCNEFVFKSKNV, from the coding sequence ATGAAAAAAACGTTTTCATTTGGAAAAAACTGGCTTAGATATGTAAAATATATATTAAATGAAGATATTATACAAAATGCATCAAATTCATTGACTAAATTTATTTCCAATAGCGAATTTAAAAATAAAATTTTTATAGATATCGGCTGCGGAAGCGGTCTATTTTCACTTTGTGCATTAAGGCTAGGAGCAAAAAAAGTTATAAGTTTCGACATAGACCTTAACTCAGTACAAGCAACAAATTTATGTAAGCAAAAATTTGCTCCTGATAGCACAAATTGGGATATTTTACAAGGATCCATATTGGATTTGAACTTTTTAAAAAAATTAGAATTAATACTAAAAAATGAACAAATTATAATATATTCATGGGGAGTTTTGCATCATACAAATGATCTAAACTCGGCTATGCTGAATGCTGCAAACTTAGCTAAATTGGGGGGGGGGTGGAGTATGGCATACATAGCAATTTATAATAGAACAGAAGCTAGTCCCTTTTGGTTAAAAATAAAAAAATTTTATAATAGTACAAATATAATTATGAAATTCCTTATGGTAAGCGCTTATACAATATTTTTAACATTTGAAGATATCAGAAAAGGACGCGGACTAAATATGAAAGACAAAAGTAGAGGAATGCATAAAATTACAGATGTTATCGACTGGCTGGGCGGATATCCTTATGAACCTGCAACTGCTAATGAGATTAATGATTTTTGGGGTAAACTAGGTTTTGAATGCACAAAATTTACTCCCACAAAATACCATGAGCCGATCTATCCAAAAAGCTTTTTTTATAAATATTTTGTATATCTAAAACAAGTAGGAACCGGCTGCAATGAGTTTGTATTTAAGAGTAAAAATGTGTAG
- a CDS encoding Cupin domain-containing protein — translation MILSEKTADKNAKTPTFFIGECGSISEKDINELKKYALKNNTTARLNLFSDSTDLLQYMLIFHPYKKDIRYQKFTEQSSIYMALDGNFSITLYNDDMSVQNKTILGKNLISALSIPKNTFYKMEMISDQLLFIEIRNGPFKRENQIII, via the coding sequence TTGATACTTTCGGAAAAAACGGCAGATAAAAATGCAAAAACTCCAACATTTTTTATTGGTGAATGTGGCTCTATATCCGAGAAAGATATTAATGAACTAAAAAAATATGCTTTGAAAAATAATACCACAGCAAGACTTAATCTATTTTCTGATAGCACAGATTTATTGCAATATATGTTAATTTTTCATCCGTATAAAAAAGATATAAGATATCAAAAATTTACAGAACAATCTTCAATATATATGGCGTTAGATGGAAATTTTAGTATTACTCTATACAATGATGATATGTCTGTGCAAAATAAAACTATTCTCGGTAAAAATTTAATATCAGCGCTATCCATACCAAAAAATACATTCTATAAAATGGAAATGATAAGCGATCAACTACTTTTCATAGAAATTAGAAATGGACCTTTTAAAAGAGAAAACCAAATAATTATTTAA
- a CDS encoding radical SAM superfamily enzyme, MoaA/NifB/PqqE/SkfB family (SPASM domain) (Pfam matches to PF13186.2 SPASM, and to PF04055.17 Radical_SAM, and to PF13353.2 Fer4_12) yields the protein MAENNLERKKKEIKERFDFNKFEDYIKFPKYFEFETVNACNARCKMCTVTQWDGYNQKDKYKRVVSDELWNKFVKNVQPYSKWIEKITLTRDGETLLDSKIANRITELKKAGIKQVVIVTNASLLSQKKSIELLNSGLDEIMISIDGFTKHTYESIRIGLKYEKVLQNTLNFIKIREKLNANTTIRIRLIEQKGNMKEIDNFIKFWKNNTRSSDQVYSMPLHSWGNQLIKENEEKVKEWGKKACISPFSSMAIHFDGRVGMCGVDFNCKYKTGDLNLNSIEEIWRGEIFSTIRSNHLNSNRNAYELCKGCNLWDRVYKK from the coding sequence ATGGCGGAGAATAATTTAGAACGAAAGAAAAAAGAGATAAAAGAACGTTTTGATTTCAATAAATTTGAAGATTATATCAAATTTCCAAAATATTTTGAGTTTGAAACAGTAAATGCATGCAATGCAAGATGCAAAATGTGTACCGTAACTCAGTGGGATGGGTACAATCAAAAGGATAAATATAAAAGAGTGGTTAGCGATGAGTTATGGAATAAATTTGTTAAGAATGTACAACCGTACAGTAAATGGATAGAAAAAATTACGCTTACGAGAGATGGTGAAACTCTTTTAGATAGTAAGATTGCAAATCGTATAACTGAGCTGAAAAAGGCGGGTATCAAACAAGTAGTAATTGTAACCAATGCATCTTTATTAAGTCAGAAAAAAAGTATAGAGCTATTAAACTCCGGATTAGATGAAATAATGATCTCTATAGACGGTTTTACAAAACATACCTATGAAAGTATAAGAATAGGATTAAAATATGAAAAAGTACTTCAAAACACATTAAATTTTATCAAAATAAGAGAAAAGCTAAATGCTAACACTACAATAAGAATTAGGCTAATAGAACAAAAAGGAAATATGAAAGAGATAGATAATTTTATTAAATTTTGGAAAAACAATACAAGAAGCAGCGATCAAGTATATTCAATGCCACTCCATAGCTGGGGAAATCAACTTATAAAAGAAAATGAAGAAAAAGTTAAAGAGTGGGGTAAGAAAGCATGTATATCGCCTTTTTCATCAATGGCTATACATTTTGATGGAAGAGTTGGAATGTGTGGTGTAGATTTTAACTGCAAATACAAAACGGGAGATTTAAATTTAAATAGCATAGAAGAGATTTGGCGTGGTGAAATATTCAGTACTATACGATCTAATCATTTAAACTCCAATAGAAATGCCTATGAACTATGCAAAGGCTGCAATCTTTGGGATAGAGTATATAAAAAATAA
- a CDS encoding radical SAM superfamily enzyme, MoaA/NifB/PqqE/SkfB family (SPASM domain) (Pfam matches to PF13186.2 SPASM, and to PF04055.17 Radical_SAM) → MKIDDKDLDNKKEIIKNRFSLKNFNDYIKFPKYFEVETVNACNAHCKMCSIEHWEGYQDKNKFKRIMSDDTWSKFVQCITPYSKWIEKISLTKLGEPLLDFKIQDRIKDLKKLNIKNVSITTNASLLNEDISKKLLDSELDELNVSIDGLSKEVYEAIRIGLKHENVYKNTIKFINMRDGGGYHTSIRIRLTQQEQNLHEIADWTNFWKSKTDKNDKVYTMPLLTWGNRLFSETQSKIEFMSNKACSYLFSSMSIDYDGRVVLCCSDFNSIFDLGNINEKTINEIWTSKKYEKIREMHLNNERNKINICKGCMIWDKSYTSNNTNKK, encoded by the coding sequence ATGAAAATAGACGATAAAGATTTAGATAACAAAAAAGAAATTATTAAAAATAGATTTTCACTAAAAAACTTCAATGATTATATTAAATTTCCAAAATATTTTGAAGTAGAAACTGTAAATGCATGCAATGCTCATTGCAAAATGTGCAGTATAGAACATTGGGAAGGATATCAAGATAAAAATAAATTTAAAAGAATTATGAGTGATGATACATGGAGCAAATTTGTACAATGCATAACACCATACTCGAAATGGATAGAAAAAATTTCTTTAACCAAGCTAGGCGAACCTCTGTTGGACTTTAAAATTCAAGATAGAATTAAAGATCTAAAAAAATTAAATATAAAAAATGTAAGTATAACCACAAATGCTTCCCTTCTGAATGAAGACATATCAAAAAAACTTTTAGACTCTGAACTAGATGAATTAAATGTATCTATAGACGGACTAAGCAAAGAAGTATATGAAGCCATAAGAATAGGTCTTAAACATGAAAATGTATATAAAAACACTATTAAATTTATAAACATGAGAGATGGGGGGGGGTATCATACATCTATAAGAATAAGACTAACTCAGCAAGAGCAAAATCTTCATGAAATTGCTGATTGGACAAATTTCTGGAAAAGCAAAACAGATAAAAATGACAAAGTATATACAATGCCTTTACTTACATGGGGAAATAGACTATTTAGTGAAACACAATCAAAAATAGAGTTTATGAGTAACAAAGCATGCAGTTATCTATTTTCTAGTATGTCAATAGACTATGATGGGAGAGTCGTATTGTGCTGTTCTGATTTCAACTCTATATTTGATTTAGGCAATATAAATGAGAAAACAATAAATGAGATCTGGACTAGCAAAAAATATGAAAAAATTAGAGAAATGCATTTAAATAATGAAAGGAATAAAATAAATATATGCAAAGGATGTATGATTTGGGACAAGAGCTACACATCAAATAATACAAATAAAAAGTAA
- a CDS encoding maltose O-acyltransferase (MAT)-like acetyltransferase (Pfam match to PF00132.20 Hexapep), with protein MEKLISYLLIKFSNHICIRYRRWIAMHYPNKEVRLHFWKISRVQIGDNSEAAMGMQVIDDSDNEKCQLIIGKNVSIAAGATFVCCSEPSFSLNLKEISYVKENLIKKSTIIIGDDTWIGANTTILPGVKIGKFCIIGAGSIVTKDIEDFSIAVGVPAKVIRKLKLTSSNKMYNYK; from the coding sequence ATGGAAAAACTTATATCATACCTTTTAATAAAATTTAGCAACCATATATGTATACGATATAGAAGATGGATAGCAATGCATTATCCCAACAAAGAAGTAAGGTTGCATTTTTGGAAAATTTCAAGAGTACAAATAGGTGATAATTCAGAGGCAGCAATGGGGATGCAAGTTATAGACGACTCTGATAATGAAAAATGCCAACTTATAATAGGTAAGAATGTATCGATAGCTGCTGGAGCAACTTTTGTATGCTGTAGCGAACCTAGCTTTTCTTTAAATTTGAAAGAAATTTCATATGTAAAAGAAAATTTGATTAAAAAATCAACTATCATAATTGGAGATGACACATGGATAGGAGCTAATACAACTATATTGCCTGGAGTAAAAATAGGTAAATTTTGTATTATAGGAGCTGGATCTATAGTCACAAAAGATATAGAGGATTTTTCTATAGCAGTAGGGGTTCCAGCAAAAGTCATTAGAAAATTAAAGTTAACATCAAGTAATAAAATGTATAATTATAAATAA
- a CDS encoding glycosyltransferase, family 2 (Pfam match to PF00535.22 Glycos_transf_2), with the protein MFSIVITTYNRSKLLKRCLDSIKNQTFNQYEVLILDDCSSDDTNEMVKEYTNNSKFMYFKAESNYGSSNLIFNEYIVKQKLNKYEYILYMSDDDFLDKNSLLESYKLINKYEHIDVILCKISFNYGDIIVQSPDDSSTSEYFEFNDQNSHKALSKYRFMYHNNLNYKTDMYDYNQTATYEVPYYKMYQNKKIGYSKNIIYIFDISSENREKYLDIKNYIMALGELCYREINFISNKKEAKNTFQSNLSLRINCEGNFLSSFDAFPVNVVVEYLSRFIDHDNFYDILDKFATFIKNSFQPSFDETYHKLNSKLYTYKERNDIIKNSKTFMIYCQNEWGKQIKEQFIKQGLECLGFIDDANSMSCDEFLKSNLEPDFVFIATGKPKLMSDLIDNLQPYKGKVLTLHEKDDSL; encoded by the coding sequence ATGTTTTCTATAGTTATAACTACTTATAATAGATCAAAACTTCTAAAAAGATGTCTAGATAGTATAAAAAATCAGACTTTTAACCAATACGAGGTTTTAATTTTGGATGATTGCTCTAGTGATGATACAAACGAGATGGTTAAAGAATACACAAATAATAGTAAATTTATGTATTTTAAAGCAGAGTCAAACTATGGTAGTAGCAACTTAATATTCAATGAATATATAGTCAAACAAAAGTTAAATAAGTATGAATATATATTGTATATGTCAGATGATGATTTTTTAGATAAAAATTCCCTCTTAGAATCATATAAGCTCATCAATAAATACGAACACATAGATGTAATTTTATGTAAAATATCATTTAATTATGGTGATATAATAGTACAAAGCCCGGATGATAGTTCTACTTCCGAATACTTTGAGTTCAATGATCAAAATTCACATAAGGCATTGTCAAAATATCGCTTTATGTATCATAATAATCTAAACTATAAAACAGACATGTATGATTATAATCAAACAGCAACATATGAAGTGCCATACTATAAAATGTATCAAAATAAAAAAATAGGTTATTCGAAAAATATAATATATATATTTGATATATCAAGTGAAAATAGGGAAAAATATTTAGATATTAAAAATTATATAATGGCTTTAGGCGAACTTTGTTACAGAGAAATTAATTTTATAAGCAATAAAAAAGAAGCTAAAAATACATTTCAATCAAACTTATCACTAAGAATAAACTGTGAAGGAAATTTTCTATCATCATTTGATGCATTTCCAGTAAATGTTGTGGTTGAATATCTTTCTAGATTTATAGATCATGATAATTTTTATGATATTTTGGATAAATTCGCAACATTTATAAAAAATAGCTTTCAACCCTCTTTTGATGAAACATATCATAAATTAAACTCAAAGTTATACACATATAAAGAGAGAAACGATATTATAAAAAATTCAAAAACATTTATGATATATTGCCAAAATGAATGGGGGAAGCAGATAAAAGAGCAATTTATAAAACAAGGTTTGGAATGCTTAGGATTTATAGATGATGCTAATTCTATGAGTTGTGATGAATTTTTGAAAAGCAATTTAGAGCCGGATTTTGTATTTATAGCTACTGGGAAACCCAAACTTATGAGTGATTTAATAGATAATCTGCAACCATACAAAGGTAAAGTTTTAACTCTGCACGAAAAGGATGATTCACTATGA
- a CDS encoding aminotransferase, DegT/DnrJ/EryC1/StrS family (Pfam match to PF01041.13 DegT_DnrJ_EryC1) — MINWWSNNFDEKEIKAVSDAILSKCISQGEITDKFEKELANFLQVPYCICVPNGTQAIALSFMACGVGYGDEIITSNRTFIGTAHAALILGAKIVAVDVKDDMSIDYNLLENKITNKTKLIVPVHLNGIANDMEAISKIADDNKITIVEDACQAFGSKYNGKFLGTFGRFGCFSLGIAKILSTGQGGVVAANTEEDYKLLQKIRNQGVFDVRKEQNYNIKAFNFKFNDMQAAIGIAQLSKINEKIETCKDIYQTYKEKLDGKINYVKCDLESTVPMRFLILHQKNQELKEWLINQGIGSSLDAPSLNLCPHLNINGKYPISDKFHKEILILPSGPSQKVSDIKKVANKVLEWLDV; from the coding sequence ATGATTAATTGGTGGAGTAATAATTTTGATGAAAAAGAGATAAAGGCTGTAAGTGATGCCATATTATCAAAATGTATCTCTCAAGGAGAGATAACAGATAAATTCGAAAAAGAGTTGGCAAATTTTTTACAAGTTCCATACTGCATATGTGTGCCAAACGGTACTCAAGCTATAGCACTTAGCTTTATGGCATGCGGAGTCGGATATGGTGATGAAATCATAACATCAAATAGAACTTTTATAGGTACGGCTCATGCTGCCTTAATCCTTGGTGCTAAAATAGTTGCAGTAGATGTAAAAGACGATATGAGCATAGATTATAATTTACTTGAAAATAAAATTACAAATAAAACTAAACTTATAGTTCCAGTACATTTAAATGGAATAGCAAACGATATGGAAGCTATAAGCAAAATTGCAGATGACAACAAAATAACAATAGTCGAAGATGCTTGCCAAGCTTTTGGATCAAAATATAATGGAAAATTTTTAGGTACATTTGGCAGATTTGGATGTTTTTCTTTAGGTATCGCCAAAATTCTTAGTACTGGACAAGGTGGGGTTGTAGCAGCTAACACTGAAGAAGACTATAAGCTATTACAAAAAATACGAAATCAAGGCGTATTTGATGTAAGAAAAGAGCAGAACTATAATATTAAAGCATTTAATTTTAAATTCAATGATATGCAAGCTGCAATAGGTATAGCTCAACTTTCAAAAATTAATGAAAAAATTGAAACATGCAAAGATATTTATCAAACCTATAAAGAGAAGTTAGATGGAAAAATAAACTATGTAAAATGCGACTTAGAATCAACTGTGCCTATGAGATTCTTGATATTGCATCAAAAAAATCAAGAATTAAAAGAATGGCTTATAAATCAAGGTATTGGTTCATCTCTTGATGCACCTTCTCTTAATCTATGTCCGCATTTAAATATAAATGGAAAATATCCTATAAGCGATAAATTCCATAAAGAGATTTTGATACTTCCATCTGGTCCTAGTCAAAAAGTATCAGATATAAAAAAAGTTGCAAATAAGGTTTTAGAGTGGCTAGATGTGTAG
- a CDS encoding glycosyltransferase, family 9 (Pfam match to PF01075.13 Glyco_transf_9) produces the protein MKILIIKLGYSETFIDDNSRVVSLGDVLRATPIIEALHQKYDDAKISWLTSKEAFTLINGAEFLSETIIYNDKFSGEFDIVINLEKFDEIFELLKRIKSKQIVGFIKENSCLNISPKNDKILKYIKESGSCRVWQELIFDMLGLKWQNQKYNLGYKPKNGILHEVGLNYLVGRKWPTKAMSLIKWNELANMLNKLNINFSWQEGKENLKEYIEWINSCETIITQDSLGMHIAMALDKKVIALFGPTNYMEIYPYGQTDIINIDWSYKNPSMDSLNLQDILNLIKG, from the coding sequence ATGAAAATTCTTATCATAAAGCTTGGATACTCAGAAACATTTATAGACGACAATTCGCGCGTGGTGAGTTTAGGAGATGTACTAAGAGCAACTCCTATCATAGAAGCACTGCATCAAAAATATGATGATGCAAAGATCAGCTGGCTAACTAGCAAAGAAGCTTTTACGCTTATAAACGGCGCTGAATTTTTAAGCGAAACAATAATTTATAACGATAAATTTAGTGGCGAATTTGATATTGTTATAAATTTAGAGAAATTCGATGAAATTTTTGAGCTGTTAAAACGTATAAAATCTAAACAAATAGTCGGATTTATCAAAGAAAATAGCTGCTTAAATATAAGCCCGAAGAACGATAAAATTTTAAAATATATAAAAGAAAGTGGTAGCTGCAGAGTTTGGCAGGAACTTATATTTGATATGCTTGGTTTAAAATGGCAAAACCAAAAGTATAATCTTGGTTATAAGCCAAAAAATGGTATTTTGCACGAAGTTGGGCTTAATTATTTAGTAGGTAGGAAATGGCCGACAAAAGCTATGAGTTTGATAAAATGGAATGAATTGGCAAATATGCTCAATAAGCTAAATATAAACTTTTCATGGCAAGAAGGAAAAGAAAATTTAAAAGAGTATATTGAATGGATAAATTCATGCGAAACTATCATAACGCAAGATAGCCTTGGAATGCATATAGCTATGGCATTAGACAAAAAAGTAATAGCCCTGTTTGGACCTACAAACTATATGGAAATCTACCCATATGGGCAAACAGATATCATAAATATCGATTGGAGCTATAAAAATCCGAGTATGGATAGTTTGAATTTGCAAGATATTTTAAATTTAATCAAAGGTTAA
- a CDS encoding methyltransferase (Pfam matches to PF08484.7 Methyltransf_14, and to PF13489.2 Methyltransf_23, and to PF08421.7 Methyltransf_13): protein MSEKPNKTDICRLCGEKMQEVVQLSPSPIGDIFKDTKEEAAKLAVCEYNLLHCKQCNNVQISIDPTNNIYKDYIYISSTSVDLQNHYKALSGKLVNELKKEHAFIVEFGSNEGLLLELINEELTRASMGGGITQTWEILGIDPSPMAAKMANKKGIPTINDYFSQDLAKKISLEKGKADLIVANFVMANISDMHSIAKSIDELLDKDGIFVFETGYLCDILKFNLIDTIYPEHLNYYSLSSLKKYLEKFGLRIFRAENTTAKGGALRVWVCKNESKIALENSVQIIMDKENSFFLNQNVFKDFLNRLSKFKVEVQNLAKQIKDKEKLLVYGASIGCIVMIEQFELGEEIDYLIDDNELKIGKFSPSRAIEVKSSEFLLQLGVKNVINFAWRFCEPIKQKNIKFLENGGTIYNINLKNLKIDKV, encoded by the coding sequence ATGTCAGAAAAACCAAATAAAACAGATATTTGCAGGTTATGCGGAGAGAAAATGCAAGAAGTCGTACAGTTATCTCCTAGCCCAATAGGTGATATTTTTAAAGATACAAAAGAAGAAGCAGCTAAACTAGCAGTATGCGAATATAATTTATTACATTGTAAGCAGTGCAATAATGTGCAAATATCAATAGATCCTACAAATAATATTTATAAAGATTATATATACATATCTAGTACATCAGTTGATTTACAAAATCATTATAAAGCATTAAGTGGAAAACTAGTAAATGAATTAAAAAAAGAACATGCATTTATAGTTGAATTTGGTAGTAATGAAGGACTGCTTTTAGAATTAATAAATGAAGAACTAACAAGAGCATCTATGGGGGGGGGTATTACACAAACATGGGAAATACTAGGCATAGATCCCAGCCCTATGGCAGCAAAAATGGCTAATAAAAAAGGTATTCCTACTATAAATGACTATTTTAGTCAGGATTTAGCTAAAAAAATCAGTTTAGAAAAAGGCAAAGCGGATCTAATAGTGGCAAATTTTGTCATGGCAAACATATCAGATATGCACTCTATAGCTAAGTCTATAGATGAACTGTTAGATAAAGATGGTATTTTTGTTTTTGAAACTGGATATTTATGCGATATATTAAAATTTAATCTTATAGATACGATATACCCAGAACATCTAAACTACTATAGTTTAAGCTCTTTAAAAAAGTATTTAGAAAAGTTTGGACTACGTATATTTAGAGCCGAAAATACTACTGCTAAAGGGGGGGCATTACGCGTATGGGTATGTAAAAATGAATCCAAAATAGCTTTGGAAAATAGCGTACAAATAATAATGGATAAGGAAAATAGCTTTTTTTTAAACCAAAATGTATTCAAAGACTTTCTAAACAGATTAAGCAAATTTAAAGTAGAAGTACAAAATTTAGCTAAGCAGATAAAAGATAAGGAAAAACTCTTAGTTTATGGGGCTAGCATAGGTTGTATAGTTATGATAGAGCAGTTCGAGCTTGGAGAAGAGATAGATTATCTTATAGATGACAATGAGCTTAAGATAGGAAAATTTAGTCCTAGTAGAGCTATAGAAGTAAAATCAAGCGAGTTTTTACTACAATTAGGAGTAAAAAATGTAATAAATTTTGCATGGCGTTTTTGTGAGCCTATAAAACAAAAAAATATAAAATTTTTAGAAAATGGCGGTACAATTTATAATATAAATTTAAAAAATTTGAAGATTGATAAGGTATGA
- a CDS encoding formyltransferase domain-containing protein (Pfam matches to PF00551.15 Formyl_trans_N, and to PF02911.14 Formyl_trans_C) yields MARCVVLGTSKFTASLIYGIIDSLNEVSCVISMPDSSKPDNSYDLKKICVQFGIKYYEFEDINSVEAITLIKKIDPNFIISSWPKIIKNEILSLAYVIGTHPTNLPKDRGRHPLHWNIIRGIKKSKLSFFKMDKNVDSGNLLLQLKYTISEYDDINSLNHKIEKLAKTGINKLLSHDKIKEIAQSGNTNYLRARNIHDCLIDPRMDYKTINRIVRSFTSPYPCAKLIVENQILNIKKCCLIKQRDKLGYGKILKESTNFIIFQCSDSVIKLSLANGSKYSYIGGGWIQTPSFYIQKYSIKL; encoded by the coding sequence GTGGCTAGATGTGTAGTTTTAGGAACTAGCAAATTTACAGCAAGTCTCATATATGGCATTATAGATAGTTTAAATGAAGTATCTTGCGTCATTTCTATGCCTGATTCTAGTAAGCCTGATAACTCATATGATCTAAAAAAAATTTGTGTTCAATTTGGGATTAAATACTATGAATTCGAAGATATAAATTCAGTAGAAGCTATAACTTTAATAAAAAAGATAGATCCTAATTTCATAATATCATCATGGCCAAAAATTATTAAAAATGAAATTTTGAGTTTAGCTTATGTTATAGGCACTCATCCAACCAACCTGCCAAAAGACAGAGGCAGACATCCGCTTCACTGGAATATAATAAGAGGTATTAAAAAATCCAAACTAAGTTTTTTTAAAATGGATAAAAACGTTGATAGCGGAAATTTACTACTTCAACTAAAATATACTATTTCAGAATATGATGATATAAATTCATTAAATCACAAAATAGAGAAATTAGCAAAAACTGGGATTAATAAACTTCTATCTCATGATAAAATAAAAGAAATAGCTCAAAGCGGCAATACAAACTATCTAAGAGCTAGAAATATACACGACTGCTTAATAGATCCCAGAATGGACTATAAAACAATAAACCGTATAGTAAGATCATTTACCAGTCCATATCCATGTGCTAAACTAATAGTAGAAAATCAAATTCTAAATATAAAAAAATGTTGCTTAATTAAGCAAAGAGATAAATTAGGTTACGGAAAAATCTTAAAAGAAAGTACTAATTTTATAATTTTTCAATGCAGTGATAGCGTCATTAAACTATCTTTAGCAAATGGATCAAAATATAGTTATATAGGGGGGGGGTGGATACAAACTCCGAGTTTTTATATCCAAAAATATTCCATCAAACTATAG